In Labeo rohita strain BAU-BD-2019 chromosome 8, IGBB_LRoh.1.0, whole genome shotgun sequence, the genomic window TTTCTttgtaaatacatacaaaataaataatgcatttattgttATACAAATTagaaaatctataaataaataaataaataaataaataaataatgggagatttataaataaatacatacataaataaaacatttattatatagattaaaaaaatttatcatatttttaggaaattataaataaataaacaaacaaacaaatattagtCAAatttcctaaataaataaataatgcattttattatacaaaatctataatgtttatatctaaataaatacataaataaaaaatagtgcaTTTCTGATTACAGATAAGAATATCTATCAAATTTCtttgtaaataagtaaataaataaataaataaataatgcatttattattatacaaatggaaaaaaatctataaataaataatgcattttactatacaaattagaaaaaatatgtttataaataaatacataaataaaatttgattatATAGATCAGAAAATCTATTGTATTTTtaggaaataataaataaataaataaataattcatttttgattataGATAAGAAAATCTATCACATTACTTaggaaattataaataaataaataaacaaataaacaaataaatgcattttattatacaaattaGAAAATCTATAACatttatatctaaataaataaataaataataaataaataaatattttatattttatattgatcatttacatttgaaaatatatcatatatttaagaaattataaacaaacaaataaatcaattataGATAATAGATAAGAAAATCTGTCaaatttctttaataataaataaataaataaataaataatgcatttattattatacagattagaatatctataaataaataaataatgcattttactacACAGATTAGAAAATCTTTAacgtttataaataaataaatacatatttttattttctggatCAGAAAATCTATcatatttttaggaaaaaataaataaaacttttatgatACAAATTagaaaatctataaataaataaatacataaataaataatgaattttacTATACAGATTAGAATATTCTGCtaataaatgaattatgaatgaaataaaacactttattaaTCTAACTGGTATGTTATATTGTGATGacttagataaaaaaaaaactaataaatgtaGTAGAAAACGCTACTGGAATACGTAATCAATTAGTGCACTAGAAGGGCATGCATGAgatttttgtttcacagaaataTTAACACCATCCTACCCCGTTGGCAGCTGCCATCTGAACGATGACTTCAGTTGCAGCCCGGCTGAAATATCTTCCATCGCTTCCCACCACCATAGTGCATCCCTGACGGTCCCTCAAGTCGATGGAGGACAGCAAACTTTGGATGTAATTCTGAAGATAGTTCTTTTTACTTTCGAAAACCGCGGTCTTCTTTCGCAGCCCATTTGTCCCTGGTCTCTGGTCGTCGAAGGGGGTCGTTTGGATAGTCAAAATGGGTATAGGGTTAGTTTCCATGATCTTCTGAAACGCTTCTGGATCTTAAAAAAAGCTAGTCAAGAGTTGAATGAAGTGTGATACAATGTTCAAAATATCGTCAAAAGCAACAGAGGAGGTTCACGGAGGCAGGGTGCGCCACAGCGCAGTGCGCTTCTGTCGGACTGGATTATTTGAGACGCGTCCCGTGACGCTTCTTTGGAAAACTAGTGTGCGACAGCTGTCTTCTCATCGCACCGGGACAAACTGTGAAGTAGGCCACACAATACCGAATAAACGGATGTAAAACGCATAGAAATATTCCAAGATGTGGTCTTAGGCTCGCTGACACTCTTCTCCCGAGCTGTCACGCGTACGTTTGCTTGCCAAAAGGCAGGGAGGGGAGAAAACTCTATATAATGAGCTAACGCACTGGCCAAAAATAGCCCATGATGTGGGGGAACGAATAGTGACAGGGTGCTGCTGTGTAATCGAACGCCTCTACTGTCCGGGGCGCAGCGGAGCTACGTGAAGCGCCAAAGGTGGACAGCAGCTCTCATCTGACGCACACTGGATCACGGACACAAATGTCATAACATCCACAacattaaatgacattaaacaaGAAGGAATGagataaataacaaaaaacggGAGAGACCGAGTTGGCACAGGAGTGACTTTCAGTTATACAAATCTGTGTCAGTTATACACAAGTCAAGTTATACAAATGTGTTTTCTCTAGCAGTGGGTTTGTGCTGGTTTTAATCATCTAATTCAAAACCTCTTAAAATACAATCATTTTGTGAATTCTGTTCTTTAAACTACATTTGttatcatattttgtaatagGCCTAGCTCTTCAGTAAACAAGTGAACTTAATAAAACCGCACTGATATTCATTCAATCTACCCTCATGaaaatttaccatggttttactgtaCATGTTTTACTGGTTTTACTACAACTACTCCATAagattgataaataaataaataaataaaaacacatattttagtaataatttatATAGATCAGACAATCTACCATATTTTTAGGAAAttctgaacaaacaaataaataaataaacagcctATTTTTGATTACAGATAAGAAAATCTATCCATTTTCttaggaataaataaataaataaataaataaataaataaataaggtttagtaaagttataaataactagtgtttagtaaaaataaagttttttattagacaaataaataagtaaatatggTGCATTTTTGATTATAGatgaggaaataaataaataatattttttaaattatatacatcAGAAAcatatgtttataaataaataaataaatgtgcgtTTCTGATTACAGATAAGAAAATCTATCAAATTTATTAggaaactataaataaataaataaataaatttaattatatagatTAGATAATCGATTATGtgtagaaaataataaataaatcaataaataaatagtgcatTTTAGATTAGAGATAAGAAAATCTATCAAATTTCTTAGGAAATAAAaacaacccttacgaaaatttaccatggttttactatagtaaaagtgtagtaaccatgtgtttttttttaaccttttttttttttttgcgtattAATTACcgtttgtataaccatagttttactacctATACCACTGAGCTATGCCATTAAACTTGCTAAACTGGTTAGTGTATCAAAACCATAGTTAATGTGTGGTTACCAttgtttatttgtagtaaaaccttagttaattttcgtaagggaacAGTCTGCTATGTAATTATAGGTAGATTTTAACTAAAAGGTTAAactgtgttctgaagacaaGTAAATTTTTCATAGATGTCAGGTCGAGCTGCATATCACAGCTTTTCTTATGTTGCTATTTTAATCGGTCTACATCTTAATGGTATATATTgctatgttacgttttacaTTATTGTTGCTTCAGTAATTGTTTCAAGGCATGTATCCACACAGGAATTGACTTTCAAAAATGACCTATCCAAATATGGAGTGAAAAGCGTAACAACTAAGCCATAtctgttttcactgtaaatgCATCATTTGACTTGCATTACACTAAACTGATCTGAAGTTAAGTACATCAGCCAATCTCATTGCATCGAGTGCGACCGATTTCACGAGGTTCAGTCTCCATCTAGTGGACGTGAAATAATTTTGCAAGCAGTGATAGGAAtcgggttgccaggttttcacaccAAAAGACGCCAAATCCCTACACAAAACTAGCAAACAACTAACCCGATCATGTTTTGGAGGGGGTCTCCCGGTACAAATCGCCATCCAGGcgctaaatattacgttattggtGTCGCTACAACCCGCTGGAATAAAAAACAATCTGCGACAACAGTGTCAAAGTACCCCCATTCCGCGTGAAAatcgcggacttggcaacacctACTAATTTTGAAATGCGAGTATCGAAAGCGCATTAGCCTTTGGTAAGTTGGTAAAGAgctttaacttaaaaaaaagggcTAGAATACAATTTAAAGTCAATTTAAAGTTTTCCCCCtccatttttagatttttatcatatttatatttttaattaagcataCATTGCTCAACATTCCAacttttacaattaaaacaatcttaaaataaccagtctttagtttttttttttgtttttttgggaaaTGAATGCAAAACGCactatttaatttagttaaggggaaaacacacacacacacacacacacacgatatAAGCTATATAATGAATACGAATAATGAATAAGACATAAATGAGATTTAACGaggatgttttatttaaacaggCATTTAATACATCGACTTCCCAGGATTTTAGACTAGCAAATAtattaccatttatttatttacattaaaactaTCATATAAgagcaatgacaaaaacatcttATGTTACAAGTCTATTTAAAACGAGTTTTCCAGACACAGTTCAGCAATGAGGACACACCATCCGCAGAGTTTCTGTGAAAGGGACAGTCTTCAACACAGGGGTCCTTGTTGGCACTGGCAACAAACTTGGAGTCACACATGAAGTCGGCCTGGGAAATACATAACTGTAGTCAGGTGTGAGATGATGAGGAGAGTTTTTGTGAGGAGACTCCGTTGATTTGGCCATGATGCTGTCAATGCTGAACGAACACTTCTGGGTCTTGTGTTCGGGCCTTTGCTGGATTTCTGGAGCTTCGTGGACTTTGATGTTGAGAGTCTGATATTGGAAATATGGAGGTGGCACCATGATGCCATCAGGCACTGGCAAATATCCAACAGGATTAGCCTGGGCTGGAACCGGCCCAGAAACGCAGTAAGGTCGCCCATATGCTCGATAACTTAACGCTGGGTGGTAAAGCACCAGGTTGTCTTTGGTGAACTCGGGTTGGTTCCTCTTGAATCTTTTTCTTCTGCGCAGAAAGCTGCCGTTGTCAAACATGTCCTCAGATGCAGGGTCCAGGGACCAGTAGTTCCCTTTCCCCGGGTTTCCAGGCTCTCTTGGGATCTTGATGAAGCAGTCGTTGAGGGACAAGTTATGTCTGATGGAGTTCTGCCACGCTGGGAATTTCTCCTTGTAGTAGGGGAACTTGTTGCTGATGAAGTCGCAAATACCGCTAAGGGTCAGTTTCTTCATCGGGCTCTGGAGGATCGCCATGGTTATGAGGGCGATGTACGAATACGGAGGTTTGACGGCGGAGTTCTGCTTTGGAGCGGACGCGCTGGAGAAGCTGCTCTCGCTCTCCCCTGAAGATTCGGACCCTGAGTGGTCCACCTCCGTGGGGTCTCTGCACGGCATTATGAAGTACTCTCGGTCGCTGTCACTGTGGTCTCCTCCGACGATGTCTATTTCATCGTCTTCAGACGAGACGGGGGTACGCTGCGCTTCTTCGTAATCCTGGGAAAGGGTCATGGTTGGAGACCCCAAATGTGCTGGACGCGGCTCGTGGTTGGTGAAGCTTGTGGCTGGTTTGCGGGAGTCATGGAAATGAGGGCTATTTATGAGAGGCCACACGCATTCTGTCTTTGGTCCGCCGATGGTCAGACCAATAGGGGTGGAGTGTCACCACAGGGATTCAGGACAGTCGGGCAGGTGTGGGGGGCTTTGACCTGCTTAAACAAAACA contains:
- the foxd5 gene encoding forkhead box protein D5 is translated as MTLSQDYEEAQRTPVSSEDDEIDIVGGDHSDSDREYFIMPCRDPTEVDHSGSESSGESESSFSSASAPKQNSAVKPPYSYIALITMAILQSPMKKLTLSGICDFISNKFPYYKEKFPAWQNSIRHNLSLNDCFIKIPREPGNPGKGNYWSLDPASEDMFDNGSFLRRRKRFKRNQPEFTKDNLVLYHPALSYRAYGRPYCVSGPVPAQANPVGYLPVPDGIMVPPPYFQYQTLNIKVHEAPEIQQRPEHKTQKCSFSIDSIMAKSTESPHKNSPHHLTPDYSYVFPRPTSCVTPSLLPVPTRTPVLKTVPFTETLRMVCPHC